Proteins from one Erythrolamprus reginae isolate rEryReg1 chromosome 6, rEryReg1.hap1, whole genome shotgun sequence genomic window:
- the LOC139168915 gene encoding potassium voltage-gated channel subfamily A member 5-like, producing the protein MAAAEMESAGEGELAERVLLNVSGLRFETRLGTLDQFPETLLGDPAKRLRYFDPLRNEYFFDRHRPSFDGILYFYQSGGKLRRPVNVSLEVFADEVRFYQLGDEALERFREEEGFTREEEKPLPAHEFQRQVWLIFEYPESSSSARGIAIVSVLVILISIVTFCLETLPEFQEEPAEIRDPTGQTPRPSILADPFFVIETTCVIWFTFELLVRFFACPSKPEFSKNIMNIIDVVAIIPYFITLGTELAHEQHKGEPQGNSGGQQQAMSLAILRVIRLVRVFRIFKLSRHSKGLQILGQTLKASMRELGLLIFFLFIGVILFSSAVYFAEADDPDSYFSSIPDAFWWAVVTMTTVGYGDMSPITVGGKIVGSLCAIAGVLTIALPVPVIVSNFNYFYHRETDQSLLQDDATGSVQGNSDEEARSKNSSCKSVVQLEQLDETHNGTTNRSVEKTNIKANSSIDLRKSLYALCMDSTRETDL; encoded by the coding sequence ATGGCAGCCGCGGAGATGGAGAGCGCCGGCGAAGGGGAGCTGGCCGAGCGCGTCTTGCTGAACGTGTCGGGCCTGCGCTTCGAGACGCGACTGGGCACCCTGGACCAGTTCCCGGAGACGCTGCTGGGCGACCCGGCCAAACGGCTCCGCTACTTCGACCCGCTGCGCAACGAGTATTTCTTCGACCGCCACCGGCCCAGTTTCGACGGCATCCTCTATTTCTACCAGTCCGGCGGCAAACTCCGACGGCCGGTCAACGTCTCCTTGGAGGTCTTCGCCGACGAGGTGCGCTTCTACCAGCTGGGCGACGAGGCCTTGGAGCGCTTCCGCGAGGAGGAAGGCTTCACGCGGGAGGAAGAGAAGCCTCTGCCGGCTCACGAGTTCCAGCGTCAGGTCTGGCTGATCTTTGAGTACCCCGAGAGCTCCAGCTCAGCCCGGGGCATCGCCATTGTCTCCGTGTTGGTCATCCTCATCTCCATCGTCACCTTCTGCCTGGAGACCTTGCCAGAGTTCCAAGAGGAGCCGGCCGAGATCCGGGACCCTACGGGCCAGACTCCCCGGCCGAGCATCCTGGCTGACCCTTTCTTCGTCATCGAGACCACTTGCGTCATCTGGTTCACCTTCGAGCTCCTGGTGCGCTTCTTCGCCTGCCCCAGCAAGCCTGAGTTCTCCAAGAACATCATGAACATCATCGACGTGGTGGCCATCATCCCTTACTTCATCACGCTGGGTACCGAGCTGGCGCACGAGCAGCATAAGGGTGAACCACAAGGGAACAGCGGAGGCCAACAGCAAGCCATGTCCTTGGCCATCCTTCGGGTCATCCGCCTGGTGAGGGTCTTCAGGATCTTCAAGCTGTCCAGGCACTCCAAGGGGCTCCAGATCTTGGGGCAGACCTTGAAAGCTAGCATGAGGGAGCTGggcctcctcatcttcttcctcttcatcgGCGTCATCCTCTTCTCCAGCGCCGTCTATTTCGCCGAAGCTGACGACCCCGATTCCTACTTCTCCAGCATCCCAGATGCTTTCTGGTGGGCCGTGGTCACCATGACTACGGTGGGCTATGGGGACATGAGCCCCATCACTGTCGGAGGGAAGATTGTAGGTTCTTTGTGTGCCATTGCTGGCGTGCTGACCATCGCATTACCCGTGCCGGTCATTGTCTCCAACTTCAACTACTTCTACCACCGAGAGACAGACCAAAGCCTTCTCCAAGACGACGCCACGGGAAGCGTCCAAGGCAACTCCGACGAAGAGGCGAGGAGCAAAAACTCCTCTTGCAAGTCCGTGGTGCAGCTGGAGCAGCTGGACGAGACCCACAACGGGACCACCAACAGGTCCGTGGAAAAAACCAACATCAAAGCCAACAGCAGCATAGATCTCAGAAAGTCCCTCTATGCTCTCTGCATGGATTCTACCAGAGAAACCGATTTGTAA